Proteins encoded together in one Etheostoma cragini isolate CJK2018 chromosome 11, CSU_Ecrag_1.0, whole genome shotgun sequence window:
- the dbr1 gene encoding lariat debranching enzyme, whose protein sequence is MKIAVEGCCHGELDKIYETIGYLEKKEGVKVDLLLCCGDFQAVRNEGDMKCMAVPAKYRTMQTFYKYYSGEKKAPVLTIFIGGNHEASNHLQELPYGGWVAPSIYYLGYAGVVRYKGIRIGGLSGIFKSRDYRRGHHEFPPYNPDTLRSVYHIRNIEVFKLKQIQMPIDIFMSHDWPRGIYHYGSTGELLRKKKFLRQEVESNTLGSPAAEELLSHLQPSYWFSAHLHVKFAAVMQHSPKANAAPRVTKFLSLDKCLPYREFLQIVDVPERPGSSEGLEYDPEWLAILKATNSLQRTTPHPWNPPENNGLHERWDFRPSEAAMMKVVEDLNGDLAIPDNFSRTVPAYDPNKPQPYVTPTCHTNPQTTELCATFGLTDLYAYSGQGGVDLGRIQSSTGGEEEEDDEDGQSLGSADEPSEYPTDTSGLSGSFNPDEITIEDEWEEEEGKGEVEGNSKAAVKGDQLPDVPVGEVHTPSRMVLPAPKSDTSPPTLMSHLMNLPPPLHSTPAVARSHEAERRQRCEEDDEEEDASSAVRILKRSSDEAKAPGSKSTTPCIKRRNQVIYTTAGDDESED, encoded by the exons ATGAAGATTGCGGTAGAAGGCTGTTGCCACGGGGAGCTGGACAAGATCTACGAGACAATCGGCTATCTGGAGAAGAAGGAAGGAGTCAAAGTGGACCTGCTGCTTTGCTGTGGAGACTTCCAAGCAGTGCGAAATGAAGGAGACATGAAGTGCATGGCGGTCCCCGCCAAGTACAGAACGATGCAGACCTTTTACAA GTACTATTCTGGAGAGAAGAAGGCTCCAGTCCTGACCATCTTCATCGGAGGGAACCACGAGGCTTCCAACCACCTGCAGGAACTGCCTTATGGAGGCTGGGTGGCACCCAGCATTTATTATCTGG GTTATGCCGGCGTCGTTCGCTACAAAGGGATTCGAATTGGTGGCTTATCTGGGATCTTCAAATCACGAGACTACAGAAGGG GTCACCATGAATTCCCTCCATACAATCCTGATACACTCCGAAGTGTATACCACATCCGTAATATTGAGGTTTTCAAATTGAAGCAG ATCCAGATGCCCATAGACATTTTCATGAGCCATGACTGGCCTCGTGGAATCTACCACTACGGAAGTACGGGGGAGTTGTTGCGGAAGAAGAAGTTTCTGCGTCAGGAAGTGGAGTCCAACACGCTGGGAAGTCCTGCTGCTGAGGAGCTCCTATCTCACCTCCAGCCCAGCTACTGGTTCTCTGCACATCTTCATGTCAAATTCGCCGCGGTTATGCAACATTCG CCTAAAGCTAATGCTGCCCCGCGTGTGACCAAATTCCTGTCCCTGGATAAATGTCTCCCCTACAGGGAATTCTTACAG ATTGTGGATGTTCCAGAAAGACCGGGTTCATCTGAGGGTCTTGAGTATGATCCAGAGTGGCTCGCTATTCTGAAGGCCACCAACAGTCTGCAAAGGACCACACCTCACCCCTGGAACCCCCCAGAGAACAACGGCCTGCACGAACG GTGGGACTTCAGACCTTCAGAAGCAGCTATGATGAAGGTGGTGGAGGATTTGAACGGCGACCTCGCCATTCCAGACAATTTTAGCCGGACTGTGCCCGCCTATGACCCCAACAAGCCTCAGCCTTACGTCACTCCAACCTGCCACACCAACCCTCAGACCACCGAGCTCTGCGCCACGTTCGGTCTCACAGACCTCTACGCCTATTCGGGGCAGGGAGGTGTTGATTTGGGGAGAATTCAGAGCAGTAccggaggggaggaggaggaggacgacgaAGACGGACAAAGCCTGGGAAGTGCGGACGAACCCAGCGAGTACCCAACCGACACCTCGGGATTGTCGGGTTCATTTAATCCCGATGAGATCACGATAGAGGACGagtgggaggaagaggagggaaaaggggaggtggagggcaACTCCAAGGCAGCGGTAAAGGGAGATCAGCTCCCTGATGTACCCGTAGGTGAAGTCCACACCCCGAGCCGTATGGTCCTGCCCGCGCCCAAATCTGACACCTCGCCCCCCACCCTCATGTCCCACCTGATGAACCTGCCGCCCCCCCTCCACTCGACCCCGGCTGTAGCCCGTTCTCACGAAGCAGAAAGAAGACAGCGCTGTGAGGAAGACGATGAAGAGGAAGATGCCTCCTCAGCTGTACGTATCCTAAAACGTAGCAGCGACGAGGCCAAAGCTCCCGGCAGTAAAAGCACAACTCCCTGTATCAAACGCAGGAACCAGGTGATCTATACAACAGCGGGGGATGACGAGAGCGAGGATTAG
- the rab5b gene encoding ras-related protein Rab-5B has product MSSRGSGGRSNGTLPQTKICQFKLVLLGDMAVGKSSLVLRFVKGQFDEFQETTIGAAFLAQSVCLDDTTVKFEIWDTAGQERYHSLAPMYYRGAQAAIVVFDITKPETFERAKAWVKELQRQASPNIVIALAGNKADLAERRLVEYEEAQTYAEDTGLLFMETSAKTAMNVNELFLAIAKKMPKTDTQNPTHAARHRGVNLQDPDAHSTRACCGGN; this is encoded by the exons ATGAGCTCCAGAGGGAGTGGAGGCCGCTCCAACGGCACACTACCACAAACCAAGATCTGCCAGTTTAAGCTGGTGCTGCTGGGTGACATGGCTGTGGGCAAATCCAGCCTGGTGCTGCGTTTCGTCAAGGGACAGTTTGATGAGTTCCAGGAGACAACCataggag CTGCGTTCCTGGCTCAGTCGGTGTGTCTAGATGACACCACAGTGAAGTTTGAGATCTGGGACACGGCAGGACAAGAGCGATACCACAGCCTGGCTCCGATGTACTACCGTGGCGCTCAGGCTGCTATCGTTGTCTTTGACATCACCAAGCCG GAGACTTTTGAGAGAGCCAAGGCCTGGGTGAAGGAGCTGCAGAGGCAGGCCAGTCCGAACATCGTTATTGCCCTGGCCGGGAACAAGGCCGACCTGGCAGAGAGGAGACTAGTAGAGTATGAA GAAGCCCAGACGTATGCTGAAGACACTGGCTTGCTCTTTATGGAGACTTCGGCTAAGACGGCCATGAACGTCAATGAGCTCTTCCTGGCCATTG CAAAAAAGATGCCAAAAACAGACACCCAAAACCCTACACATGCAGCGCGGCATCGGGGAGTCAACCTCCAGGACCCGGACGCCCACTCTACTCGAGCCTGCTGCGGTGGGAACTAG
- the lcmt2 gene encoding tRNA wybutosine-synthesizing protein 4 isoform X1, whose product MPTTNRNKQGRDTAVQGTNDSSVVSKVSAAAQGYFQDVFLQHFVCKAARRAPLINRGYYVRWRAVDYCVRRFLRVTDYCPKRQILSLGAGFDSAYFRLHADEALDRAVVFEVDFPDVTRRKAALINSNNTLRGMLDPHLPPCTGPEHVSSSQYHLLGVDVRDESQVEEALSAAGLDWAAPTLILSEVVLTYMESKWSDAVISWTAKLLPQSLFVMYEQIRPLDPFGRIMQDHFLKLNSTLHALLHYPDTAAQRQRFLDKGWEQCVCLDMNGFYLGLVPEEERGRVESLEPFDEYEEWHQKCSHYFILSASRGALMTQALLSQAPVSSLPSICPSWSPTALSVQTIPVSMEGLGMASTPVSPGQVLLTGGSSRGGRGPVARTLLWGQKGWRSASVEPSVDLGVRLYHTATSLPGGGMVVYGGRSSPLNPIRGLFRVTLDTRGPPVPHDSEDRDTVKLCVAQMVCTGQPPAPRWRHTATTVSHKGRDFLIVFGGKNESEAALGDAYFLCPDQQHWTQMPVEGSAPEARHTHSACSYQGGMVVFGGLDRRGLPLGDTALLRPTDRGFSWERIEVQPPPVPRYSHSAHVIGEKLLVVGGVWLHSDGVPGVVVINLTTRSSVEFSLDTTSVPWPLLLHSFCSELTDSEEPELLLIGGGGNCFSFGTHFNPQPVTVDLRPALGSSRVFL is encoded by the exons ATGCCAACAACAAACCGAAATAAGCAGGGGAGGGACACCGCA GTACAGGGGACCAACGACAGCAGCGTGGTGAGCAAGGTGTCTGCTGCAGCGCAGGGCTACTTCCAAGATGTCTTCCTCCAACACTTTGTGTGCAAAGCGGCCAGAAGAGCCCCGCTCATCAACAG GGGCTACTATGTGCGCTGGAGAGCCGTGGACTACTGTGTGAGGAGGTTCCTTCGCGTCACTGACTACTGCCCAAAGAGACAG ATTCTGTCTTTGGGTGCAGGGTTCGACTCTGCGTATTTTCGCCTCCACGCAGATGAAGCGCTGGACAGGGCCGTTGTGTTCGAGGTAGATTTTCCTGATGTCACTCGCCGCAAGGCCGCCCTGATCAACTCTAATAACACGCTGAGGGGGATGTTGGACCCCCATTTACCTCCTTGTACAG GGCCTGAACATGTGTCCAGTAGTCAGTACCATCTGCTCGGGGTGGATGTTAGAGACGAGTCCCAGGTGGAAGAGGCTCTGAGTGCAGCGGGGCTGGACTGGGCCGCCCCCACCCTCATTCTTTCTGAAGTGGTGCTTACCTACATGGAATCAAAATG GTCGGATGCTGTCATTAGTTGGACGGCAAAGCTCCTCCCACAGTCCCTCTTCGTTATGTACGAGCAGATCCGTCCGCTTGATCCCTTCGGTCGGATCATGCAAGATCATTTCTTGAAACTTAATTCAACTCTACACGCCCTACTACATTACCCGGACACTGCTGCACAGAGGCAGCGGTTCCTGGACAAG GGCtgggagcagtgtgtgtgtctggataTGAATGGCTTCTACTTAGGGCTCGTCcctgaggaggagaggggcaGAGTGGAGAGCCTGGAGCCTTTCGATGAATATGAG GAGTGGCACCAGAAATGTTCCCACTACTTCATCCTTAGTGCATCTCGAGGCGCTTTGATGACACAGGCTTTACTCTCGCAAGCTCCAG TATCTTCGTTGCCATCCATTTGCCCGTCTTGGAGCCCCACAGCCCTGAGTGTGCAGACCATACCAGTTAGTATGGAGGGTCTGGGGATGGCTTCCACGCCGGTGAGCCCGGGGCAGGTGCTGCTGACAGGAGGCTCTAGCAGAGGAGGCAGGGGGCCAGTGGCTAGGACCCTCCTCTGGGGCCAGAAAGGCTGGAGATCTGCTAGTGTAGAACCTTCAGTTGATTTGG GTGTTCGACTCTACCACACCGCTACCTCTCTTCCCGGAGGAGGTATGGTGGTATACGGGGGTCGCTCATCTCCACTCAACCCAATCAGAGGTCTTTTCAGAGTAACCCTGGACACCCGCGGCCCCCCTGTTCCACACGACTCAGAGGACCGAGACACTGTGAAACTTTGTGTAGCGCAGATGGTCTGTACGGGGCAACCACCAGCGCCAAGATGGAGGCACACTGCTACTACTGTCAGTCACAAAG GAAGAGACTTTCTGATTGTGTTTGGTGGGAAGAATGAATCCGAGGCAGCTCTGGGTGACGCCTACTTCCTGTGTCCAGACCAGCAGCACTGGACTCAG ATGCCGGTAGAGGGCTCAGCACCGGAGGCCCGCCATACACACTCAGCATGTTCATATCAGGGAGGTATGGTGGTGTTTGGAGGACTGGACCGAAGAGGATTACCACTGGGGGACACAGCACTGTTAAGACCAACGGACAGAGGCTTCTCTTGGGAAAGAATAGAGGTGCAGCCCCCTCCTGTTCCCAG GTACTCTCATTCTGCCCATGTGATTGGTGAAAAGCTGCTTGTGGTTGGTGGAGTTTGGCTGCATTCAGATGGTGTACCAGGTGTCGTCGTGATCAACCTCACCACGCGCAGCAGTGTGGAGTTCAGCCTGGACACG ACGTCGGTGCCTTGGCCTCTGCTGCTCCACTCATTCTGCTCTGAGCTGACAGACTCAGAAGAACCAGAGCTGCTCCTGATAGGAGGGGGAGGAAACTGTTTCTCTTTTGGGACTCACTTCAACCCTCAGCCTGTCACTGTGGACCTCAGACCTGCGCTGGGATCAAGTAGAGTGTTTCTATGA
- the lcmt2 gene encoding tRNA wybutosine-synthesizing protein 4 isoform X2 has product MPTTNRNKQGRDTAVQGTNDSSVVSKVSAAAQGYFQDVFLQHFVCKAARRAPLINRGYYVRWRAVDYCVRRFLRVTDYCPKRQILSLGAGFDSAYFRLHADEALDRAVVFEVDFPDVTRRKAALINSNNTLRGMLDPHLPPCTGPEHVSSSQYHLLGVDVRDESQVEEALSAAGLDWAAPTLILSEVVLTYMESKWSDAVISWTAKLLPQSLFVMYEQIRPLDPFGRIMQDHFLKLNSTLHALLHYPDTAAQRQRFLDKGWEQCVCLDMNGFYLGLVPEEERGRVESLEPFDEYEEWHQKCSHYFILSASRGALMTQALLSQAPVPSICPSWSPTALSVQTIPVSMEGLGMASTPVSPGQVLLTGGSSRGGRGPVARTLLWGQKGWRSASVEPSVDLGVRLYHTATSLPGGGMVVYGGRSSPLNPIRGLFRVTLDTRGPPVPHDSEDRDTVKLCVAQMVCTGQPPAPRWRHTATTVSHKGRDFLIVFGGKNESEAALGDAYFLCPDQQHWTQMPVEGSAPEARHTHSACSYQGGMVVFGGLDRRGLPLGDTALLRPTDRGFSWERIEVQPPPVPRYSHSAHVIGEKLLVVGGVWLHSDGVPGVVVINLTTRSSVEFSLDTTSVPWPLLLHSFCSELTDSEEPELLLIGGGGNCFSFGTHFNPQPVTVDLRPALGSSRVFL; this is encoded by the exons ATGCCAACAACAAACCGAAATAAGCAGGGGAGGGACACCGCA GTACAGGGGACCAACGACAGCAGCGTGGTGAGCAAGGTGTCTGCTGCAGCGCAGGGCTACTTCCAAGATGTCTTCCTCCAACACTTTGTGTGCAAAGCGGCCAGAAGAGCCCCGCTCATCAACAG GGGCTACTATGTGCGCTGGAGAGCCGTGGACTACTGTGTGAGGAGGTTCCTTCGCGTCACTGACTACTGCCCAAAGAGACAG ATTCTGTCTTTGGGTGCAGGGTTCGACTCTGCGTATTTTCGCCTCCACGCAGATGAAGCGCTGGACAGGGCCGTTGTGTTCGAGGTAGATTTTCCTGATGTCACTCGCCGCAAGGCCGCCCTGATCAACTCTAATAACACGCTGAGGGGGATGTTGGACCCCCATTTACCTCCTTGTACAG GGCCTGAACATGTGTCCAGTAGTCAGTACCATCTGCTCGGGGTGGATGTTAGAGACGAGTCCCAGGTGGAAGAGGCTCTGAGTGCAGCGGGGCTGGACTGGGCCGCCCCCACCCTCATTCTTTCTGAAGTGGTGCTTACCTACATGGAATCAAAATG GTCGGATGCTGTCATTAGTTGGACGGCAAAGCTCCTCCCACAGTCCCTCTTCGTTATGTACGAGCAGATCCGTCCGCTTGATCCCTTCGGTCGGATCATGCAAGATCATTTCTTGAAACTTAATTCAACTCTACACGCCCTACTACATTACCCGGACACTGCTGCACAGAGGCAGCGGTTCCTGGACAAG GGCtgggagcagtgtgtgtgtctggataTGAATGGCTTCTACTTAGGGCTCGTCcctgaggaggagaggggcaGAGTGGAGAGCCTGGAGCCTTTCGATGAATATGAG GAGTGGCACCAGAAATGTTCCCACTACTTCATCCTTAGTGCATCTCGAGGCGCTTTGATGACACAGGCTTTACTCTCGCAAGCTCCAG TGCCATCCATTTGCCCGTCTTGGAGCCCCACAGCCCTGAGTGTGCAGACCATACCAGTTAGTATGGAGGGTCTGGGGATGGCTTCCACGCCGGTGAGCCCGGGGCAGGTGCTGCTGACAGGAGGCTCTAGCAGAGGAGGCAGGGGGCCAGTGGCTAGGACCCTCCTCTGGGGCCAGAAAGGCTGGAGATCTGCTAGTGTAGAACCTTCAGTTGATTTGG GTGTTCGACTCTACCACACCGCTACCTCTCTTCCCGGAGGAGGTATGGTGGTATACGGGGGTCGCTCATCTCCACTCAACCCAATCAGAGGTCTTTTCAGAGTAACCCTGGACACCCGCGGCCCCCCTGTTCCACACGACTCAGAGGACCGAGACACTGTGAAACTTTGTGTAGCGCAGATGGTCTGTACGGGGCAACCACCAGCGCCAAGATGGAGGCACACTGCTACTACTGTCAGTCACAAAG GAAGAGACTTTCTGATTGTGTTTGGTGGGAAGAATGAATCCGAGGCAGCTCTGGGTGACGCCTACTTCCTGTGTCCAGACCAGCAGCACTGGACTCAG ATGCCGGTAGAGGGCTCAGCACCGGAGGCCCGCCATACACACTCAGCATGTTCATATCAGGGAGGTATGGTGGTGTTTGGAGGACTGGACCGAAGAGGATTACCACTGGGGGACACAGCACTGTTAAGACCAACGGACAGAGGCTTCTCTTGGGAAAGAATAGAGGTGCAGCCCCCTCCTGTTCCCAG GTACTCTCATTCTGCCCATGTGATTGGTGAAAAGCTGCTTGTGGTTGGTGGAGTTTGGCTGCATTCAGATGGTGTACCAGGTGTCGTCGTGATCAACCTCACCACGCGCAGCAGTGTGGAGTTCAGCCTGGACACG ACGTCGGTGCCTTGGCCTCTGCTGCTCCACTCATTCTGCTCTGAGCTGACAGACTCAGAAGAACCAGAGCTGCTCCTGATAGGAGGGGGAGGAAACTGTTTCTCTTTTGGGACTCACTTCAACCCTCAGCCTGTCACTGTGGACCTCAGACCTGCGCTGGGATCAAGTAGAGTGTTTCTATGA